The Ahaetulla prasina isolate Xishuangbanna chromosome 3, ASM2864084v1, whole genome shotgun sequence genome window below encodes:
- the YTHDF3 gene encoding YTH domain-containing family protein 3 isoform X7, protein MSDPYMPSYYAPSIGFPYSLGEAAWSTAGDPPMPYLTTYGQMSNGEHHYIPDGVFSQPGALGNTPPFLGQHGFNFFPGNADFSTWGTSGSQGQSTQSSAYSSSYGYPPSSLGRAIADGQAGFGNDTLSKVPGISSIEQGMTGLKIGGEMTVAVTKTVGSALTSTGMTSIAANNVPAVSSSAPKPTSWAAIARKPAKPQPKLKPKGNVGIGGPAVPPPPIKHNMNIGTWDDKGSVVKAPPIQPVLPPQTIIQQPQPLIQPPPMVQSQLPQQQQQQPPPQSQQPQGPQQQAQPHQLQQQQQLQNRWVAPRNRGVGFNQSNGAGNENYGIGVIPVSSSPSGVEVHPVLEKLKAINNYNPKDFDWNLKNGRVFIIKSYSEDDIHRSIKYSIWCSTEHGNKRLDAAYRSLNGKGPLYLLFSVNGSGHFCGVAEMKSVVDYNAYAGVWSQDKWKGKFDVKWIFVKDVPNNQLRHIRLENNDNKPVTNSRDTQEVPLEKAKQVLKIIATFKHTTSIFDDFAHYEKRQEEEEAMRRMISAFPDFGRLQGKEVVLPSNYEVNLAISTSFYHLRQPLLN, encoded by the exons ATGTCAGACCCATACATGCCTAGTTATTATGCTCCCTCCATTGGTTTTCCATACTCTTTGGGTGAAGCAGCATGGTCCACAGCTGGAGATCCTCCAATGCCATACTTGACAACTTATGGACAGATGAGCAATGGTGAACACCACTATATCCCCGATGGTGTATTCAGTCAACCTGGAGCTTTAGGGAATACTCCTCCGTTTCTTGGTCAGCatggatttaatttttttcctggcAATGCAGATTTCTCTACATGGGGGACAAGTGGATCTCAGGGGCAATCAACCCAAAGCTCTGCTTATAGCAGCAGCTATGGCTACCCACCCAGCTCTCTCGGTAGAGCTATAGCCGATGGACAGGCTGGATTTGGCAATGATACTTTGAGCAAGGTACCTGGAATTAGCAGCATCGAGCAAGGTATGACTGGATTGAAAATTGGTGGTGAAATGACAGTTGCTGTAACAAAAACAGTTGGATCAGCTCTAACCAGTACAGGTATGACGAGCATTGCAGCAAATAATGTGCCTGCAGTTAGCAGTTCAGCACCTAAACCAACCTCATGGGCTGCCATTGCAAGAAAGCCTGctaagcctcagccaaaacttaAACCTAAAGGTAATGTGGGAATTGGGGGCCCTGCAGTACCGCCGCCACCTATAAAACACAACATGAATATTGGCACTTGGGATGACAAAGGGTCGGTGGTAAAAGCTCCTCCAATCCAACCAGTACTGCCTCCTCAGACTATAATTCAACAGCCTCAGCCTTTAATTCAGCCACCTCCTATGGTGCAAAGCCAGCTGCctcagcagcaacagcaacagccgcCACCACAGTCACAACAGCCTCAAGGACCTCAGCAACAGGCTCAGCCTCATcagctgcagcagcagcaacagctgcAAAATCGCTGGGTGGCTCCTCGCAATAGAGGTGTAGGCTTTAATCAGAGCAATGGAGCTGGCAATGAAAACTATGGTATAGGTGTTATACCAGTTAGCTCTTCACCATCTGGTGTAGAAGTACACCCAGTTTTGGAGAAATTAAAGGCCATAAacaactataatcccaaagactTTGACTGGAACCTGAAGAATGGTCGCGTGTTTATAATCAAAAGCTATTCAGAGGATGATATACATCGTTCCATTAAATATTCTATCTGGTGTAGTACTGAACATGGTAATAAGCGCTTGGATGCTGCATATCGTTCATTGAATGGAAAAGGCCCACTCTATTTACTTTTCAGTGTGAATGGCAGTGGACACTTCTGTGGAGTGGCTGAGATGAAGTCAGTGGTGGACTACAATGCGTATGCTGGAGTCTGGTCTCAGGATAAATGGAAGGGGAAGTTTGATGTTAAATGGATCTTTGTTAAAGACGTTCCGAACAACCAGCTGCGGCACATTCGCTTGGAAAATAATGACAACAAACCAGTTACCAATTCAAGGGACACTCAAGAAGTACCCCTAGAAAAAGCCAAGCAAGTGCTTAAAATAATTGCTACTTTCAAGCATACCACCTCAATCTTTGATGACTTTGCACATTATGAAAAGcgtcaagaggaggaggaagccatGCGTAGG ATGATCTCTGCATTTCCAGATTTTGGGAGGCTACAGGGGAAGGAGGTTGTTTTGCCTTCCAACTATGAG GTCAATTTGGCCATCTCAACAAGTTTTTATCATCTTCGCCAACCACTCCTCAACT GA
- the YTHDF3 gene encoding YTH domain-containing family protein 3 isoform X4, whose product MSATSVDQRPKGQGNKVSVQNGSIHQKDAVNDDDFEPYLSSQTNQSNSYPPMSDPYMPSYYAPSIGFPYSLGEAAWSTAGDPPMPYLTTYGQMSNGEHHYIPDGVFSQPGALGNTPPFLGQHGFNFFPGNADFSTWGTSGSQGQSTQSSAYSSSYGYPPSSLGRAIADGQAGFGNDTLSKVPGISSIEQGMTGLKIGGEMTVAVTKTVGSALTSTGMTSIAANNVPAVSSSAPKPTSWAAIARKPAKPQPKLKPKGNVGIGGPAVPPPPIKHNMNIGTWDDKGSVVKAPPIQPVLPPQTIIQQPQPLIQPPPMVQSQLPQQQQQQPPPQSQQPQGPQQQAQPHQLQQQQQLQNRWVAPRNRGVGFNQSNGAGNENYGIGVIPVSSSPSGVEVHPVLEKLKAINNYNPKDFDWNLKNGRVFIIKSYSEDDIHRSIKYSIWCSTEHGNKRLDAAYRSLNGKGPLYLLFSVNGSGHFCGVAEMKSVVDYNAYAGVWSQDKWKGKFDVKWIFVKDVPNNQLRHIRLENNDNKPVTNSRDTQEVPLEKAKQVLKIIATFKHTTSIFDDFAHYEKRQEEEEAMRRMISAFPDFGRLQGKEVVLPSNYEERNRNKQ is encoded by the exons TTTCAGTGCAAAACGGTTCGATTCATCAAAAGGATGCAGTAAATGATGATGATTTTGAGCCATATCTGAGTAGCCAGACAAATCAG agTAATAGCTATCCACCAATGTCAGACCCATACATGCCTAGTTATTATGCTCCCTCCATTGGTTTTCCATACTCTTTGGGTGAAGCAGCATGGTCCACAGCTGGAGATCCTCCAATGCCATACTTGACAACTTATGGACAGATGAGCAATGGTGAACACCACTATATCCCCGATGGTGTATTCAGTCAACCTGGAGCTTTAGGGAATACTCCTCCGTTTCTTGGTCAGCatggatttaatttttttcctggcAATGCAGATTTCTCTACATGGGGGACAAGTGGATCTCAGGGGCAATCAACCCAAAGCTCTGCTTATAGCAGCAGCTATGGCTACCCACCCAGCTCTCTCGGTAGAGCTATAGCCGATGGACAGGCTGGATTTGGCAATGATACTTTGAGCAAGGTACCTGGAATTAGCAGCATCGAGCAAGGTATGACTGGATTGAAAATTGGTGGTGAAATGACAGTTGCTGTAACAAAAACAGTTGGATCAGCTCTAACCAGTACAGGTATGACGAGCATTGCAGCAAATAATGTGCCTGCAGTTAGCAGTTCAGCACCTAAACCAACCTCATGGGCTGCCATTGCAAGAAAGCCTGctaagcctcagccaaaacttaAACCTAAAGGTAATGTGGGAATTGGGGGCCCTGCAGTACCGCCGCCACCTATAAAACACAACATGAATATTGGCACTTGGGATGACAAAGGGTCGGTGGTAAAAGCTCCTCCAATCCAACCAGTACTGCCTCCTCAGACTATAATTCAACAGCCTCAGCCTTTAATTCAGCCACCTCCTATGGTGCAAAGCCAGCTGCctcagcagcaacagcaacagccgcCACCACAGTCACAACAGCCTCAAGGACCTCAGCAACAGGCTCAGCCTCATcagctgcagcagcagcaacagctgcAAAATCGCTGGGTGGCTCCTCGCAATAGAGGTGTAGGCTTTAATCAGAGCAATGGAGCTGGCAATGAAAACTATGGTATAGGTGTTATACCAGTTAGCTCTTCACCATCTGGTGTAGAAGTACACCCAGTTTTGGAGAAATTAAAGGCCATAAacaactataatcccaaagactTTGACTGGAACCTGAAGAATGGTCGCGTGTTTATAATCAAAAGCTATTCAGAGGATGATATACATCGTTCCATTAAATATTCTATCTGGTGTAGTACTGAACATGGTAATAAGCGCTTGGATGCTGCATATCGTTCATTGAATGGAAAAGGCCCACTCTATTTACTTTTCAGTGTGAATGGCAGTGGACACTTCTGTGGAGTGGCTGAGATGAAGTCAGTGGTGGACTACAATGCGTATGCTGGAGTCTGGTCTCAGGATAAATGGAAGGGGAAGTTTGATGTTAAATGGATCTTTGTTAAAGACGTTCCGAACAACCAGCTGCGGCACATTCGCTTGGAAAATAATGACAACAAACCAGTTACCAATTCAAGGGACACTCAAGAAGTACCCCTAGAAAAAGCCAAGCAAGTGCTTAAAATAATTGCTACTTTCAAGCATACCACCTCAATCTTTGATGACTTTGCACATTATGAAAAGcgtcaagaggaggaggaagccatGCGTAGG ATGATCTCTGCATTTCCAGATTTTGGGAGGCTACAGGGGAAGGAGGTTGTTTTGCCTTCCAACTATGAG GAGAGGAATAGAAACAAACAATAA
- the YTHDF3 gene encoding YTH domain-containing family protein 3 isoform X5 — protein sequence MSATSVDQRPKGQGNKVSVQNGSIHQKDAVNDDDFEPYLSSQTNQSNSYPPMSDPYMPSYYAPSIGFPYSLGEAAWSTAGDPPMPYLTTYGQMSNGEHHYIPDGVFSQPGALGNTPPFLGQHGFNFFPGNADFSTWGTSGSQGQSTQSSAYSSSYGYPPSSLGRAIADGQAGFGNDTLSKVPGISSIEQGMTGLKIGGEMTVAVTKTVGSALTSTGMTSIAANNVPAVSSSAPKPTSWAAIARKPAKPQPKLKPKGNVGIGGPAVPPPPIKHNMNIGTWDDKGSVVKAPPIQPVLPPQTIIQQPQPLIQPPPMVQSQLPQQQQQQPPPQSQQPQGPQQQAQPHQLQQQQQLQNRWVAPRNRGVGFNQSNGAGNENYGIGVIPVSSSPSGVEVHPVLEKLKAINNYNPKDFDWNLKNGRVFIIKSYSEDDIHRSIKYSIWCSTEHGNKRLDAAYRSLNGKGPLYLLFSVNGSGHFCGVAEMKSVVDYNAYAGVWSQDKWKGKFDVKWIFVKDVPNNQLRHIRLENNDNKPVTNSRDTQEVPLEKAKQVLKIIATFKHTTSIFDDFAHYEKRQEEEEAMRRVNLAISTSFYHLRQPLLN from the exons TTTCAGTGCAAAACGGTTCGATTCATCAAAAGGATGCAGTAAATGATGATGATTTTGAGCCATATCTGAGTAGCCAGACAAATCAG agTAATAGCTATCCACCAATGTCAGACCCATACATGCCTAGTTATTATGCTCCCTCCATTGGTTTTCCATACTCTTTGGGTGAAGCAGCATGGTCCACAGCTGGAGATCCTCCAATGCCATACTTGACAACTTATGGACAGATGAGCAATGGTGAACACCACTATATCCCCGATGGTGTATTCAGTCAACCTGGAGCTTTAGGGAATACTCCTCCGTTTCTTGGTCAGCatggatttaatttttttcctggcAATGCAGATTTCTCTACATGGGGGACAAGTGGATCTCAGGGGCAATCAACCCAAAGCTCTGCTTATAGCAGCAGCTATGGCTACCCACCCAGCTCTCTCGGTAGAGCTATAGCCGATGGACAGGCTGGATTTGGCAATGATACTTTGAGCAAGGTACCTGGAATTAGCAGCATCGAGCAAGGTATGACTGGATTGAAAATTGGTGGTGAAATGACAGTTGCTGTAACAAAAACAGTTGGATCAGCTCTAACCAGTACAGGTATGACGAGCATTGCAGCAAATAATGTGCCTGCAGTTAGCAGTTCAGCACCTAAACCAACCTCATGGGCTGCCATTGCAAGAAAGCCTGctaagcctcagccaaaacttaAACCTAAAGGTAATGTGGGAATTGGGGGCCCTGCAGTACCGCCGCCACCTATAAAACACAACATGAATATTGGCACTTGGGATGACAAAGGGTCGGTGGTAAAAGCTCCTCCAATCCAACCAGTACTGCCTCCTCAGACTATAATTCAACAGCCTCAGCCTTTAATTCAGCCACCTCCTATGGTGCAAAGCCAGCTGCctcagcagcaacagcaacagccgcCACCACAGTCACAACAGCCTCAAGGACCTCAGCAACAGGCTCAGCCTCATcagctgcagcagcagcaacagctgcAAAATCGCTGGGTGGCTCCTCGCAATAGAGGTGTAGGCTTTAATCAGAGCAATGGAGCTGGCAATGAAAACTATGGTATAGGTGTTATACCAGTTAGCTCTTCACCATCTGGTGTAGAAGTACACCCAGTTTTGGAGAAATTAAAGGCCATAAacaactataatcccaaagactTTGACTGGAACCTGAAGAATGGTCGCGTGTTTATAATCAAAAGCTATTCAGAGGATGATATACATCGTTCCATTAAATATTCTATCTGGTGTAGTACTGAACATGGTAATAAGCGCTTGGATGCTGCATATCGTTCATTGAATGGAAAAGGCCCACTCTATTTACTTTTCAGTGTGAATGGCAGTGGACACTTCTGTGGAGTGGCTGAGATGAAGTCAGTGGTGGACTACAATGCGTATGCTGGAGTCTGGTCTCAGGATAAATGGAAGGGGAAGTTTGATGTTAAATGGATCTTTGTTAAAGACGTTCCGAACAACCAGCTGCGGCACATTCGCTTGGAAAATAATGACAACAAACCAGTTACCAATTCAAGGGACACTCAAGAAGTACCCCTAGAAAAAGCCAAGCAAGTGCTTAAAATAATTGCTACTTTCAAGCATACCACCTCAATCTTTGATGACTTTGCACATTATGAAAAGcgtcaagaggaggaggaagccatGCGTAGG GTCAATTTGGCCATCTCAACAAGTTTTTATCATCTTCGCCAACCACTCCTCAACT GA
- the YTHDF3 gene encoding YTH domain-containing family protein 3 isoform X3: protein MNCTNFVSVQNGSIHQKDAVNDDDFEPYLSSQTNQSNSYPPMSDPYMPSYYAPSIGFPYSLGEAAWSTAGDPPMPYLTTYGQMSNGEHHYIPDGVFSQPGALGNTPPFLGQHGFNFFPGNADFSTWGTSGSQGQSTQSSAYSSSYGYPPSSLGRAIADGQAGFGNDTLSKVPGISSIEQGMTGLKIGGEMTVAVTKTVGSALTSTGMTSIAANNVPAVSSSAPKPTSWAAIARKPAKPQPKLKPKGNVGIGGPAVPPPPIKHNMNIGTWDDKGSVVKAPPIQPVLPPQTIIQQPQPLIQPPPMVQSQLPQQQQQQPPPQSQQPQGPQQQAQPHQLQQQQQLQNRWVAPRNRGVGFNQSNGAGNENYGIGVIPVSSSPSGVEVHPVLEKLKAINNYNPKDFDWNLKNGRVFIIKSYSEDDIHRSIKYSIWCSTEHGNKRLDAAYRSLNGKGPLYLLFSVNGSGHFCGVAEMKSVVDYNAYAGVWSQDKWKGKFDVKWIFVKDVPNNQLRHIRLENNDNKPVTNSRDTQEVPLEKAKQVLKIIATFKHTTSIFDDFAHYEKRQEEEEAMRRMISAFPDFGRLQGKEVVLPSNYEVNLAISTSFYHLRQPLLN, encoded by the exons TTTCAGTGCAAAACGGTTCGATTCATCAAAAGGATGCAGTAAATGATGATGATTTTGAGCCATATCTGAGTAGCCAGACAAATCAG agTAATAGCTATCCACCAATGTCAGACCCATACATGCCTAGTTATTATGCTCCCTCCATTGGTTTTCCATACTCTTTGGGTGAAGCAGCATGGTCCACAGCTGGAGATCCTCCAATGCCATACTTGACAACTTATGGACAGATGAGCAATGGTGAACACCACTATATCCCCGATGGTGTATTCAGTCAACCTGGAGCTTTAGGGAATACTCCTCCGTTTCTTGGTCAGCatggatttaatttttttcctggcAATGCAGATTTCTCTACATGGGGGACAAGTGGATCTCAGGGGCAATCAACCCAAAGCTCTGCTTATAGCAGCAGCTATGGCTACCCACCCAGCTCTCTCGGTAGAGCTATAGCCGATGGACAGGCTGGATTTGGCAATGATACTTTGAGCAAGGTACCTGGAATTAGCAGCATCGAGCAAGGTATGACTGGATTGAAAATTGGTGGTGAAATGACAGTTGCTGTAACAAAAACAGTTGGATCAGCTCTAACCAGTACAGGTATGACGAGCATTGCAGCAAATAATGTGCCTGCAGTTAGCAGTTCAGCACCTAAACCAACCTCATGGGCTGCCATTGCAAGAAAGCCTGctaagcctcagccaaaacttaAACCTAAAGGTAATGTGGGAATTGGGGGCCCTGCAGTACCGCCGCCACCTATAAAACACAACATGAATATTGGCACTTGGGATGACAAAGGGTCGGTGGTAAAAGCTCCTCCAATCCAACCAGTACTGCCTCCTCAGACTATAATTCAACAGCCTCAGCCTTTAATTCAGCCACCTCCTATGGTGCAAAGCCAGCTGCctcagcagcaacagcaacagccgcCACCACAGTCACAACAGCCTCAAGGACCTCAGCAACAGGCTCAGCCTCATcagctgcagcagcagcaacagctgcAAAATCGCTGGGTGGCTCCTCGCAATAGAGGTGTAGGCTTTAATCAGAGCAATGGAGCTGGCAATGAAAACTATGGTATAGGTGTTATACCAGTTAGCTCTTCACCATCTGGTGTAGAAGTACACCCAGTTTTGGAGAAATTAAAGGCCATAAacaactataatcccaaagactTTGACTGGAACCTGAAGAATGGTCGCGTGTTTATAATCAAAAGCTATTCAGAGGATGATATACATCGTTCCATTAAATATTCTATCTGGTGTAGTACTGAACATGGTAATAAGCGCTTGGATGCTGCATATCGTTCATTGAATGGAAAAGGCCCACTCTATTTACTTTTCAGTGTGAATGGCAGTGGACACTTCTGTGGAGTGGCTGAGATGAAGTCAGTGGTGGACTACAATGCGTATGCTGGAGTCTGGTCTCAGGATAAATGGAAGGGGAAGTTTGATGTTAAATGGATCTTTGTTAAAGACGTTCCGAACAACCAGCTGCGGCACATTCGCTTGGAAAATAATGACAACAAACCAGTTACCAATTCAAGGGACACTCAAGAAGTACCCCTAGAAAAAGCCAAGCAAGTGCTTAAAATAATTGCTACTTTCAAGCATACCACCTCAATCTTTGATGACTTTGCACATTATGAAAAGcgtcaagaggaggaggaagccatGCGTAGG ATGATCTCTGCATTTCCAGATTTTGGGAGGCTACAGGGGAAGGAGGTTGTTTTGCCTTCCAACTATGAG GTCAATTTGGCCATCTCAACAAGTTTTTATCATCTTCGCCAACCACTCCTCAACT GA
- the YTHDF3 gene encoding YTH domain-containing family protein 3 isoform X2, which yields MIYSIRMNCTNFVSVQNGSIHQKDAVNDDDFEPYLSSQTNQSNSYPPMSDPYMPSYYAPSIGFPYSLGEAAWSTAGDPPMPYLTTYGQMSNGEHHYIPDGVFSQPGALGNTPPFLGQHGFNFFPGNADFSTWGTSGSQGQSTQSSAYSSSYGYPPSSLGRAIADGQAGFGNDTLSKVPGISSIEQGMTGLKIGGEMTVAVTKTVGSALTSTGMTSIAANNVPAVSSSAPKPTSWAAIARKPAKPQPKLKPKGNVGIGGPAVPPPPIKHNMNIGTWDDKGSVVKAPPIQPVLPPQTIIQQPQPLIQPPPMVQSQLPQQQQQQPPPQSQQPQGPQQQAQPHQLQQQQQLQNRWVAPRNRGVGFNQSNGAGNENYGIGVIPVSSSPSGVEVHPVLEKLKAINNYNPKDFDWNLKNGRVFIIKSYSEDDIHRSIKYSIWCSTEHGNKRLDAAYRSLNGKGPLYLLFSVNGSGHFCGVAEMKSVVDYNAYAGVWSQDKWKGKFDVKWIFVKDVPNNQLRHIRLENNDNKPVTNSRDTQEVPLEKAKQVLKIIATFKHTTSIFDDFAHYEKRQEEEEAMRRMISAFPDFGRLQGKEVVLPSNYEVNLAISTSFYHLRQPLLN from the exons TTTCAGTGCAAAACGGTTCGATTCATCAAAAGGATGCAGTAAATGATGATGATTTTGAGCCATATCTGAGTAGCCAGACAAATCAG agTAATAGCTATCCACCAATGTCAGACCCATACATGCCTAGTTATTATGCTCCCTCCATTGGTTTTCCATACTCTTTGGGTGAAGCAGCATGGTCCACAGCTGGAGATCCTCCAATGCCATACTTGACAACTTATGGACAGATGAGCAATGGTGAACACCACTATATCCCCGATGGTGTATTCAGTCAACCTGGAGCTTTAGGGAATACTCCTCCGTTTCTTGGTCAGCatggatttaatttttttcctggcAATGCAGATTTCTCTACATGGGGGACAAGTGGATCTCAGGGGCAATCAACCCAAAGCTCTGCTTATAGCAGCAGCTATGGCTACCCACCCAGCTCTCTCGGTAGAGCTATAGCCGATGGACAGGCTGGATTTGGCAATGATACTTTGAGCAAGGTACCTGGAATTAGCAGCATCGAGCAAGGTATGACTGGATTGAAAATTGGTGGTGAAATGACAGTTGCTGTAACAAAAACAGTTGGATCAGCTCTAACCAGTACAGGTATGACGAGCATTGCAGCAAATAATGTGCCTGCAGTTAGCAGTTCAGCACCTAAACCAACCTCATGGGCTGCCATTGCAAGAAAGCCTGctaagcctcagccaaaacttaAACCTAAAGGTAATGTGGGAATTGGGGGCCCTGCAGTACCGCCGCCACCTATAAAACACAACATGAATATTGGCACTTGGGATGACAAAGGGTCGGTGGTAAAAGCTCCTCCAATCCAACCAGTACTGCCTCCTCAGACTATAATTCAACAGCCTCAGCCTTTAATTCAGCCACCTCCTATGGTGCAAAGCCAGCTGCctcagcagcaacagcaacagccgcCACCACAGTCACAACAGCCTCAAGGACCTCAGCAACAGGCTCAGCCTCATcagctgcagcagcagcaacagctgcAAAATCGCTGGGTGGCTCCTCGCAATAGAGGTGTAGGCTTTAATCAGAGCAATGGAGCTGGCAATGAAAACTATGGTATAGGTGTTATACCAGTTAGCTCTTCACCATCTGGTGTAGAAGTACACCCAGTTTTGGAGAAATTAAAGGCCATAAacaactataatcccaaagactTTGACTGGAACCTGAAGAATGGTCGCGTGTTTATAATCAAAAGCTATTCAGAGGATGATATACATCGTTCCATTAAATATTCTATCTGGTGTAGTACTGAACATGGTAATAAGCGCTTGGATGCTGCATATCGTTCATTGAATGGAAAAGGCCCACTCTATTTACTTTTCAGTGTGAATGGCAGTGGACACTTCTGTGGAGTGGCTGAGATGAAGTCAGTGGTGGACTACAATGCGTATGCTGGAGTCTGGTCTCAGGATAAATGGAAGGGGAAGTTTGATGTTAAATGGATCTTTGTTAAAGACGTTCCGAACAACCAGCTGCGGCACATTCGCTTGGAAAATAATGACAACAAACCAGTTACCAATTCAAGGGACACTCAAGAAGTACCCCTAGAAAAAGCCAAGCAAGTGCTTAAAATAATTGCTACTTTCAAGCATACCACCTCAATCTTTGATGACTTTGCACATTATGAAAAGcgtcaagaggaggaggaagccatGCGTAGG ATGATCTCTGCATTTCCAGATTTTGGGAGGCTACAGGGGAAGGAGGTTGTTTTGCCTTCCAACTATGAG GTCAATTTGGCCATCTCAACAAGTTTTTATCATCTTCGCCAACCACTCCTCAACT GA
- the YTHDF3 gene encoding YTH domain-containing family protein 3 isoform X6: MSATSVDQRPKGQGNKVSVQNGSIHQKDAVNDDDFEPYLSSQTNQSNSYPPMSDPYMPSYYAPSIGFPYSLGEAAWSTAGDPPMPYLTTYGQMSNGEHHYIPDGVFSQPGALGNTPPFLGQHGFNFFPGNADFSTWGTSGSQGQSTQSSAYSSSYGYPPSSLGRAIADGQAGFGNDTLSKVPGISSIEQGMTGLKIGGEMTVAVTKTVGSALTSTGMTSIAANNVPAVSSSAPKPTSWAAIARKPAKPQPKLKPKGNVGIGGPAVPPPPIKHNMNIGTWDDKGSVVKAPPIQPVLPPQTIIQQPQPLIQPPPMVQSQLPQQQQQQPPPQSQQPQGPQQQAQPHQLQQQQQLQNRWVAPRNRGVGFNQSNGAGNENYGIGVIPVSSSPSGVEVHPVLEKLKAINNYNPKDFDWNLKNGRVFIIKSYSEDDIHRSIKYSIWCSTEHGNKRLDAAYRSLNGKGPLYLLFSVNGSGHFCGVAEMKSVVDYNAYAGVWSQDKWKGKFDVKWIFVKDVPNNQLRHIRLENNDNKPVTNSRDTQEVPLEKAKQVLKIIATFKHTTSIFDDFAHYEKRQEEEEAMRRERNRNKQ, from the exons TTTCAGTGCAAAACGGTTCGATTCATCAAAAGGATGCAGTAAATGATGATGATTTTGAGCCATATCTGAGTAGCCAGACAAATCAG agTAATAGCTATCCACCAATGTCAGACCCATACATGCCTAGTTATTATGCTCCCTCCATTGGTTTTCCATACTCTTTGGGTGAAGCAGCATGGTCCACAGCTGGAGATCCTCCAATGCCATACTTGACAACTTATGGACAGATGAGCAATGGTGAACACCACTATATCCCCGATGGTGTATTCAGTCAACCTGGAGCTTTAGGGAATACTCCTCCGTTTCTTGGTCAGCatggatttaatttttttcctggcAATGCAGATTTCTCTACATGGGGGACAAGTGGATCTCAGGGGCAATCAACCCAAAGCTCTGCTTATAGCAGCAGCTATGGCTACCCACCCAGCTCTCTCGGTAGAGCTATAGCCGATGGACAGGCTGGATTTGGCAATGATACTTTGAGCAAGGTACCTGGAATTAGCAGCATCGAGCAAGGTATGACTGGATTGAAAATTGGTGGTGAAATGACAGTTGCTGTAACAAAAACAGTTGGATCAGCTCTAACCAGTACAGGTATGACGAGCATTGCAGCAAATAATGTGCCTGCAGTTAGCAGTTCAGCACCTAAACCAACCTCATGGGCTGCCATTGCAAGAAAGCCTGctaagcctcagccaaaacttaAACCTAAAGGTAATGTGGGAATTGGGGGCCCTGCAGTACCGCCGCCACCTATAAAACACAACATGAATATTGGCACTTGGGATGACAAAGGGTCGGTGGTAAAAGCTCCTCCAATCCAACCAGTACTGCCTCCTCAGACTATAATTCAACAGCCTCAGCCTTTAATTCAGCCACCTCCTATGGTGCAAAGCCAGCTGCctcagcagcaacagcaacagccgcCACCACAGTCACAACAGCCTCAAGGACCTCAGCAACAGGCTCAGCCTCATcagctgcagcagcagcaacagctgcAAAATCGCTGGGTGGCTCCTCGCAATAGAGGTGTAGGCTTTAATCAGAGCAATGGAGCTGGCAATGAAAACTATGGTATAGGTGTTATACCAGTTAGCTCTTCACCATCTGGTGTAGAAGTACACCCAGTTTTGGAGAAATTAAAGGCCATAAacaactataatcccaaagactTTGACTGGAACCTGAAGAATGGTCGCGTGTTTATAATCAAAAGCTATTCAGAGGATGATATACATCGTTCCATTAAATATTCTATCTGGTGTAGTACTGAACATGGTAATAAGCGCTTGGATGCTGCATATCGTTCATTGAATGGAAAAGGCCCACTCTATTTACTTTTCAGTGTGAATGGCAGTGGACACTTCTGTGGAGTGGCTGAGATGAAGTCAGTGGTGGACTACAATGCGTATGCTGGAGTCTGGTCTCAGGATAAATGGAAGGGGAAGTTTGATGTTAAATGGATCTTTGTTAAAGACGTTCCGAACAACCAGCTGCGGCACATTCGCTTGGAAAATAATGACAACAAACCAGTTACCAATTCAAGGGACACTCAAGAAGTACCCCTAGAAAAAGCCAAGCAAGTGCTTAAAATAATTGCTACTTTCAAGCATACCACCTCAATCTTTGATGACTTTGCACATTATGAAAAGcgtcaagaggaggaggaagccatGCGTAGG GAGAGGAATAGAAACAAACAATAA